In Aspergillus flavus chromosome 3, complete sequence, one genomic interval encodes:
- a CDS encoding multidrug/pheromone exporter, ABC superfamily (unnamed protein product), which yields MTGILVQFKRCLAWKPSWLSLFSFTTKKHIPTLCFAILFAALASASSPVFATLLGEAFNSLALFGSDQISAHELIQKTKTSCIKLACLGVYSWFCNSIYFILFIIFGELQVANARGTLFDGLLQKEQEWFETQQDGTRTFLSCLQAQIYELQKSTSQPLGLLLQYSFRAIGSLTLAFCTSWNLSLVTLAGIPVFSAMASFISSKMKLNIEAQQAELASASKVVNSTTTSIDTVKCLNGEAFELHNFSNRIDGAASQFLKQARLNSIQIALIRLMTYGMFVQGFWYGSSLATSGRLSPGDVLRTFWACLTAAQSIEFIMTQVIVLDKGAIAASALKKTLNRQTKGGGPKEMEGAVYPHHCDGDIEVSDVSFSYSSQPERLSLNSASFFFPAGETTFVIGKSGSGKSTLGQLLTRIYSPTSGEILVDGYPIQTLSKSWIRNNFTLVEQRSVLFNESIFMNIAFGRHDYDQIRKEDVQECIDLAMLQSVIDHMPNGIDTCVGYGGSFLSGGQKQRIVIARARLRDTPVLIMDEPTSALDGANRHEVIRAIREWRKGKTTIIITHDMSHIMDKDFVYVLDQGSVVQSGYRYELEKVLGNEDFFPSNEEDYQLDNCGDSILSESADMPHDKNRRISSVIMGRLSIVPTPQETLQDGVQLADFTDRGTRHESSKNKDQMKSLFQIMLTIIPNLTVGQRVLLLLGVLFTLCHSSTTPIFAYFLSKLQVTFFNKRSALKWALAVLGVSISDGMVSFFMHYLLSLCSQAWVDCLRKRAFRRVLAQPKKWFEEENSPSQLTACLARDGEEMREILSRFGGYALVATSIAVIATVWSLAVCWKLTLVALSVGPVVYAITRGFERISGLWDRRCNEARGAASEVFVETFSEIRTVRTLTLEPFFQGKHTKALLKCLTTGLRKAGYTGFLFGLVESVIVFVSALIIYYGGLLVSVLEYTVEDIMTVLSMLLFSIGYAIVVLSWIPQISVSRERGSRLLQLANLAGASHERLGYLRVATPTPVKITRLNFQYPSRPDTPVLKDVSFTIPENSCTAIVGLSGSGKSTIAALLLALEETPASDSVPAISLGGVDIRDLHTPTLRSVVAIVSQQPTIFPGTIESNISYGLEGPLRDPRNVRDAAKAAGIDEFVSSLPQGYSTVIGDGGVGLSGGQAQRVVIARALVRRPRILILDEATSALDPASAEIIRHTAQKLVASQVGLTVVIITHANEMMAIADNVVVLEQGRVVDSGPYKTLAKRPHLQALINDQHRT from the exons ATGACAGGTATACTTGTCCAGTTCAAACGCTGCTTGGCCTGGAAGCCGAGCTGGCTGTCGCTCTTCAGCTTCACCACCAAAAAGCACATTCCAACTCTTTGCTTTGCCATTCTTTTCGCAGCATTAGCCAGTGCCAGCTCTCCGGTTTTTGCTACGCTCCTTGGGGAGGCGTTCAACTCGTTGGCATTGTTTGGTAGCGATCAAATCTCTGCCCACGAACTAATTCAAAAGACAAAAACGAGCTGTATCAAACTGGCATGCTTGGGTGTTTATAGTTGGTTCTGCAACAGCATCtatttcattcttttcatAATCTTCGGAGAACTGCAAGTCGCTAATGCACGCGGCACCCTCTTCGACGGGCTTCTGCAGAAAGAACAGGAATGGTTTGAAACACAACAAGATGGAACCCGGACATTTTTATCCTGTCTTCAAGC CCAAATCTATGAGTTGCAAAAATCAACATCCCAGCCTTTGGGACTGCTATTGCAATATAGTTTCCGAGCTATCGGGTCCCTGACTCTAGCATTCTGTACCTCCTGGAACCTTTCTCTGGTCACGCTAGCAGGGATACCGGTTTTTTCCGCCATGGCTTCGTTTATCTCTtccaagatgaagttgaatATTGAAGCACAGCAGGCTGAGTTGGCAAGCGCTTCGAAGGTTGTcaacagcaccaccactTCGATCGATACGGTCAAGTGCCTGAACGGGGAAGCCTTTGAACTTCACAATTTCTCGAACAGAATCGACGGGGCTGCGTCGCAGTTCCTTAAACAGGCGCGGTTAAACTCCATTCAGATAGCGCTCATTCGATTGATGACATACGGCATGTTTGTTCAGGGTTTCTGGTACGGCAGCTCTTTGGCAACGTCTGGACGGCTCTCACCCGGTGACGTTTTGAGGACGTTCTGGGCTTGTCTCACCGCAGCACAGTCAATTGAATTTATCATGACTCAAGTAATCGTACTAGATAAAGGTGCGATTGCAGCTTCCGCATTAAAAAAGACCTTGAATAGGCAGACCAAAGGCGGCGGCCCGAAAGAAATGGAGGGAGCAGTATATCCCCATCATTGCGATGGCGATATTGAAGTGAGCGATGTAAGTTTCTCCTACTCATCTCAGCCCGAGAGACTCAGCTTGAACTCGgcaagcttcttctttccagcTGGGGAGACAACATTCGTCATTGGGAAGAGTGGATCTGGGAAAAGTACCCTAGGGCAACTACTCACTAGGATATACTCCCCAACCTCCGGTGAGATTCTAGTAGACGGCTACCCAATACAAACTTTGAGCAAGAGCTGGATTCGAAACAATTTCACCCTGGTCGAACAACGGAGCGTTCTCTTCAACGAATCGATCTTCATGAACATTGCATTTGGACGGCACGACTATGACCAAATTCGAAAAGAAGATGTTCAGGAATGCATTGATCTGGCGATGCTACAAAGCGTAATCGACCACATGCCGAACGGTATCGACACGTGTGTGGGTTATGGCGGTAGTTTTCTGAGCGGAGGccaaaaacaaagaattgTAATTGCCAGGGCTAGATTAAGAGATACGCCGGTCTTGATCATGGATGAGCCTACAAGCGCTCTAGATGGGGCGAATCGTCATGAGGTGATCCGAGCAATCCGAGAGTGGCGTAAAGGGAAAacaaccatcatcatcacgcACGACATGTCGCACATCATGGACAAAGACTTTGTGTATGTCCTGGATCAAGGCTCAGTGGTACAATCTGGGTATAGATATGAGCTTGAGAAAGTCCTAGGGAATGAGGACTTCTTTCCATCCAATGAGGAAGACTACCAATTGGATAACTGTGGCGACAGCATACTCTCAGAGTCCGCTGACATGCCGCATGATAAAAACCGACGTATATCCTCTGTGATTATGGGCCGGCTTTCAATAGTGCCCACCCCGCAAGAGACTTTGCAAGATGGAGTGCAGCTAGCTGATTTTACTGATCGAGGAACTCGGCATGAATcaagcaaaaacaaagacCAGATGAAGTCTCTGTTCCAGATAATGCTCACGATCATACCTAATTTGACAGTCGGACAACGtgttcttctgctccttggGGTTCTATTTACTCTTTGCCACTCGAGCACCACCCCTATATTCGCTTACTTCTTATCGAAACTGCAAGTGACATTCTTCAACAAGAGGAGCGCTCTGAAATGGGCCCTGGCTGTTTTGGGGGTCTCGATATCCGACGGTATGGTGTCCTTCTTTATGCATTATCTTCTCAGTCTTTGTAGCCAAGCTTGGGTGGATTGCCTCCGAAAAAGAGCCTTCCGGCGAGTTCTCGCTCAGCCGAAGAAATGGTTCGAGGAGGAAAACAGTCCGTCACAGCTGACCGCTTGCCTGGCCCGAGATGGCGAAGAAATGCGAGAGATACTTAGCCGTTTCGGTGGCTACGCTTTGGTTGCAACTTCGATCGCCGTGATAGCGACCGTATGGAGCCTGGCTGTTTGCTGGAAGCTGACTCTGGTCGCGCTTTCAGTTGGGCCTGTGGTATACGCAATCACAAGAGGTTTTGAACGGATCAGCGGACTGTGGGATAGACGCTGTAACGAGGCCAGGGGTGCAGCGTCGGAGGTATTCGTCGAGACGTTCTCGGAGATACGCACCGTACGTACCCTGACGCTAGAGCCGTTCTTCCAAGGCAAACATACGAAAGCCTTGTTAAAATGTCTCACAACGGGGCTGCGGAAGGCGGGTTATACGGGGTTTCTCTTTGGGCTGGTCGAGTCTGTTATCGTCTTCGTGAGCGCATTGATTATCTACTACGGAGGACTTTTGGTGTCGGTTTTAGAATACACCGTCGAGGATATCATGACAGTTCTCTCGATGCTGTTATTCAGCATTGGATATGCAATTGTGGTACTTTCTTGGA TCCCGCAAATCAGTGTATCTCGAGAGAGAGGGTCCAGGCTCTTACAGCTGGCGAATCTTGCGGGAGCTTCCCATGAGCGTCTAGGATATTTACGCGTCGCAACGCCAACACCGGTAAAGATCACCAGGTTGAACTTCCAGTATCCATCGCGTCCAGATACACCAGTCCTGAAAGACGTTTCTTTCACCATCCCCGAGAACTCATGTACGGCAATTGTGGGCCTTTCAGGTTCAGGTAAATCTACCATAGCCGCTCTGCTATTAGCTCTGGAAGAAACGCCCGCTTCCGATAGTGTGCCAGCCATTTCACTGGGGGGTGTTGACATACGCGATCTACACACTCCGACGCTTCGCTCCGTTGTGGCGATCGTCTCACAGCAACCGACGATATTCCCAGGCACCATTGAAAGCAACATTAGCTACGGACTGGAAGGACCTCTTCGGGATCCACGCAACGTCCGCGATGCAGCAAAGGCAGCGGGGATTGATGAGTTCGTATCATCCCTTCCGCAAGGCTACTCTACCGTTATTGGAGATGGCGGAGTTGGGTTATCCGGTGGGCAAGCGCAGCGAGTTGTGATTGCGCGGGCACTTGTCCGTCGACCTCGGATTTTGATTCTGGATGAAGCTACATCGGCCCTTGATCCGGCCAGTGCTGAAATCATCCGACATACTGCGCAGAAGCTAGTGGCGTCGCAGGTAGGCCTCACAGTGGTCATCATCACTCATGCAAATGAAATGATGGCCATTGCAGATAATGTGGTTGTTCTAGAGCAAGGACGTGTAGTCGACAGTGGGCCATACAAAACACTGGCAAAAAGGCCTCATTTGCAAGCATTGATAAACGATCAACATAGGACATAA
- a CDS encoding putative polysaccharide biosynthesis protein, producing the protein MSQKFDPETAENFEDMEKQFAVKAVEHLMTYWSILEKVPGSKLRLTKMDDQILESFKKEFPDFDPAATLNEDDMKSKAGKEKWRNWMKQYEKTIDDFNFGTMLRSNPKFEYDQDTTIFAVRMQFYAVEIARNRAGLNDWIYERAQKGKSSS; encoded by the exons ATGTCGCAGAAATTTGACCCCGAGACGGCCGAGAACTTCGAGGAT ATGGAGAAGCAGTTCGCGGTCAAGG CTGTCGAACATCTGATGACCTATTGGTCAATTCTCGAGAAGGTCCCAGGCTCGAAGCTTCGGTTGACAAAGATGGATGACCAAATCCTCGAGAGCTTCAAGAAAGAATTTCCCGACTTCGATCCCGCCGCGACCCTcaacgaggatgatatgaAGAGCAAGGCAGGCAAGGAAAAGTGGCGCAACTGGATGAAGCAGTACGAAAAAACGATTGACGACTTCAACTTCGGCACTATGCTGCGCTCCAACCCCAAGTTTGAATACGACCAGGATACTACGATCTTTG CCGTGCGCATGCAGTTCTATGCCGTTGAAATCGCCAG AAACCGTGCCGGTCTTAATGACTGGATCTATGAGCGGGCACAGAAGGGCAAGTCCAGCTCGTAA
- a CDS encoding ankyrin repeat-containing domain protein — protein sequence MASETPGPKSKFEVALFLAASKGYESIVQLLLGTPGVALDCKDEDGRSALSWAAEEGHEKVVQLLMASGNVDVNARDTKLGQTPLCWAVKNGHEGVVSQLLARSEVDPNIPDLNGNTPLYWAAEKGKPTLMALLLKRNADPGMKDANGRTPLLWAADKGHVQVVMLLIDSGRINVDDADAAGRTPLWWAARNGHLPVVQLLVRQGANLEAHPPVDSETQGLHGTPLYQAVRQGHTEVVRYLVRKGADKNTPSGELGLPLVLTLVMYDRSKRSMMKMLQLLLKKGADVNVKDNSGQTSLHISARNGDVELATLLLQMGADVNELDKEGKTPLHHAVRYEHDSTAELLLSSGAEPDAQDDLGDTPLHIAASGISRSMVALLLESTVDINVTNYSGETPLHKAAERGHRKMVDFLVQNGADIDLQDDYGRTALHRAVSSKGHALRLLVNRNADVFARDMFGQTALHMAAKAGLRNDVYFLLGHGASADDKDDSGQTARDLAAKAGETDVVKLLSSMTVSDSD from the coding sequence ATGGCGTCTGAAACTCCTGGCCCCAAAAGCAAATTCGAGGTTGCGCTTTTTCTGGCTGCCAGTAAAGGGTATGAGTCGATTGTGCAACTTTTACTCGGCACCCCTGGCGTGGCTCTGGATTGTaaggatgaagatggtcGAAGTGCACTTTCTTGGGCCGCAGAAGAAGGTCATGAGAAAGTAGTTCAGCTCTTGATGGCCAGCGGAAATGTCGATGTGAACGCGAGGGATACTAAGCTCGGCCAGACCCCTCTTTGCTGGGCTGTCAAAAACGGACATGAAGGAGTGGTGAGCCAACTCCTGGCGCGCAGTGAAGTCGATCCAAACATCCCAGATTTGAATGGTAATACACCATTGTACTGGGCTGCCGAGAAGGGAAAGCCGACGTTAATGGCGTTGTTGTTGAAGAGAAACGCCGACCCTGGAATGAAAGATGCCAATGGCCGGACGCCGTTGCTCTGGGCCGCGGATAAAGGCCATGTTCAAGTTGTCATGTTGCTCATTGACTCCGGGAGAATCAACGTCGATGATGCAGATGCCGCTGGCCGTACGCCCTTGTGGTGGGCTGCCCGAAACGGGCATTTGCCAGTCGTGCAATTGTTGGTGCGACAAGGTGCCAACTTGGAAGCACATCCTCCTGTCGACAGTGAGACACAAGGACTGCATGGTACACCATTGTATCAAGCTGTGCGCCAAGGACATACTGAAGTGGTCAGGTATTTGGTGAGAAAAGGCGCGGATAAGAACACACCTTCCGGAGAGCTTGGCCTGCCATTGGTGCTGACACTGGTCATGTATGATAGAAGCAAACGCAGTATGATGAAGATGCTGCAGCTTTTACTGAAGAAAGGTGCAGATGTCAATGTGAAGGATAACTCCGGTCAAACCAGCCTACATATATCGGCTAGGAATGGTGATGTTGAGTTGGCTACTCTCCTCCTGCAGATGGGCGCAGACGTGAACGAGCTTGATAAAGAGGGCAAGACGCCTCTGCATCATGCCGTGCGATATGAGCATGATAGTACTGCAGAATTGCTACTATCGAGTGGCGCTGAACCTGATGCACAAGACGACCTTGGTGATACACCACTCCATATTGCAGCATCCGGGATTTCCAGAAGCATGGTAGCCTTACTACTGGAGAGCACAGTGGATATCAATGTGACAAATTATTCTGGAGAGACGCCTTTGCACAAGGCTGCCGAGCGCGGCCATCGCAAAATGGTCGACTTCCTGGTGCAAAACGGAGCAGATATTGACCTGCAGGACGACTATGGGCGAACTGCTCTGCATCGGGCAGTATCCTCCAAAGGCCATGCATTGAGATTACTCGTGAATAGGAACGCAGACGTCTTTGCTAGGGACATGTTCGGGCAGACTGCGCTTCATATGGCGGCCAAAGCCGGACTCAGGAACGACGTCTATTTCCTTCTTGGCCACGGAGCCTCCGCAGATGATAAAGATGACAGTGGGCAGACCGCACGAGACCTAGCCGCTAAGGCAGGAGAGACCGATGTGGTAAAGCTTTTAAGCTCTATGACCGTATCAGACTCTGATTGA
- a CDS encoding guanine nucleotide exchange factor, whose amino-acid sequence MDFQTLRGAEKLQQVTQLLSSLEKDLNEKKLSSTVKVQLLLQLRQHGTNPADAGPIYSKRGMEILAKYGVDGESVDIRRAALRCVANALLLDPKMRQLFADTGHGGKLAEKLKCDSSEDEMVISRILFLSTYDTTMDFDNLVNKHGLGDNVNYQIVRHAKQFPKSLKKPLPQIDELALIDTLKLIFNVSKIYPDLSATFAPSIPHIFKMISRIEIPAKPLDGLLSYLLNCLSTLDLENKKGKPFDSNPLFPTFNQNCNVDKLINILDHATSLYSPEELETKAIPLLHSLITIHELAPDGPRKYMQWLLLPEDNDRNQPIGQSDTLSSKLLKLSTAPYPNLKTAISELMFVLSGKNAENLTKNIGYGFAAGLLATRGMEIPKTAGEAFAAERFDPEINPITGQRWAAEKQDTGPPMSQEEKEREAERLFVLFERARANGILKVENPVAQAVREGRLEELPDSDSD is encoded by the exons ATGGACTTCCAGACACTCCGAGGTGCAG AGAAACTGCAACAAGTCACCCAACTACTGAGCTCATTAGAAAAAGACTTGAATGAGAAAAAGCTTAGCAGCACTG TGAAGGTCCAGCTACTTTTGCAGTTGAGACAACATGGCACAAATCCAGCTGATGCCGGTCCCATATATTCAAAAAGG GGAATGGAAATTTTGGCAAAATATGGTGTCGACGGAGAATCTGTAGACATCCGACGAGCTGCCTTGCGCTGCGTTGCAAATGCTCTTCTGTTGGATCCCAAGATGCGTCAGCTGTTCGCAGATACTGGCCATGGCGGTAAACTAGCAGAGAAACTCAAG TGCGACTCATCGGAGGATGAAATGGTCATCAGCCGGATATTATTTCTATCCACATACGACACAACCATGGACTTTGACAATCTTGTGAATAAACATGGGCTGGGTGATAATGTCAACTAT CAAATTGTCCGACATGCTAAGCAGTTCCCAAAGTCACTCAAAAAGCCTCTACCTCAGATCGACGAGCTCGCTCTTATCGACACACTGAAGCTCATTTTCAACGTGTCCAAGATCTATCCGGACCTGTCTGCAACATTTGCGCCTTCAATTCCCCATATATTCAAGATGATCAGTCGTATTGAAATCCCCGCTAAACCACTGGATGGCCTGCTTAGTTACCTCCTCAACTGCTTGTCTACTCTTGACCTCgaaaacaagaaaggcaAGCCTTTTGACAGCAACCCACTGTTCCCTACGTTCAATCAGAACTGCAATGTTGACAAGCTGATCAATATCTTGGACCATGCCACGTCATTGTACAGCCCTGAGGAGCTTGAGACCAAGGCCATCCCACTTCTTCACTCGCTCATTACCATTCATGAATTGGCGCCGGATGGGCCCCGTAAATACATGCAGTGGCTACTCTTGCCAGAGGATAACGACAGGAATCAGCCTATCGGACAATCTGACACGCTTTCTTCCAAGCTACTAAAGCTCTCCACCGCGCCATACCCGAATCTGAAAACCGCCATTTCAGAGCTTATGTTTGTGCTCTCTGGCAAGAATGCTGAAAACCTTACGAAGAATATCGGATACGGATTTGCTGCAGGACTACTCGCCACCCGTGGCATGGAGATCCCTAAGACTGCCGGAGAGGCGTTCGCCGCAGAAAGGTTCGACCCTGAGATCAACCCCATCACCGGTCAAAGATGGGCCGCAGAGAAACAGGATACGGGTCCACCGATGTcccaggaagagaaggagagagaggccGAGCGACTGTTTGTGCTTTTCGAGAG GGCCAGAGCCAACGGTATCCTCAAGGTGGAGAACCCCGTCGCGCAGGCTGTCCGTGAGGGAAGGCTGGAAGAATTACCTGATTCGGATAGTGATTAA